A DNA window from Nitrospira sp. contains the following coding sequences:
- a CDS encoding AbrB/MazE/SpoVT family DNA-binding domain-containing protein: MPAETSKVGKRGAVVIPALLRRRFGITEGSLVIAEERAEGVLIRPAAAFPLEMYTPERQAEFLLSNAVGPKDYARAKEAVRKMGLDVRKIPHYKPVRS; the protein is encoded by the coding sequence ATGCCCGCAGAAACGAGCAAGGTCGGCAAACGAGGGGCTGTGGTGATTCCGGCCTTGCTGCGGCGCCGTTTTGGTATCACGGAGGGGTCGCTCGTGATTGCCGAGGAACGGGCCGAAGGCGTTCTGATTCGACCGGCTGCCGCATTTCCCCTCGAGATGTATACCCCGGAACGGCAGGCGGAGTTTCTTCTCTCCAATGCAGTCGGTCCGAAGGACTACGCGCGGGCCAAAGAGGCCGTTCGGAAGATGGGCCTCGACGTTCGAAAGATTCCTCACTACAAGCCGGTTCGTTCCTAG